A window of the Penaeus vannamei isolate JL-2024 chromosome 19, ASM4276789v1, whole genome shotgun sequence genome harbors these coding sequences:
- the mus201 gene encoding DNA excision repair protein ERCC-5 homolog codes for MGVKGLWKLIESSGTPVPLETLEHKILGVDVSIWLHQAVRGFRGPGGAAVANAHLLTVFHRICKLLFYRIRPVFIFDGGVPHLKKQTLAARRLKRDVAASKAKQVRDRLLSNLLKSQAVRKALGKTGRGPSDVHVPKPQKKEKDMFELPPLPPPEENEEGMTTIKSEENEDEHEVLNSYDLPNLHHFDYESKEFKALPIETQQVILSELQCTRKENSWAAINEMPQDGKGFAEFQIDRLMKRRKFQVTLDNTQEEIRKKRAVEMEAEMFGELEKHVSQTHRIISEDSAHSILVKKVKDDDLKEEEKIKIKKEEKGKSLMKSKNGNFEKDFLTELAKQGIVRKGQQSDSESDEESCFVDGDSDFGFCSQAKTNMEDDGLLQIVGSLMENNGLTQDEILALVKQESMVPRTNKNEEQVDDGDKPSTSRNASGFVFNPDADSSDDDSDLIEIGEKSDTLDLSDKKINGIAKEDQGSNVDKILENKNDSLWMKIVQQKLDDIVHTQTDKNSPKKAVVDTRRSEANEGKNPSRQDNGELKAVAISLDFDVKPLKMEDDIFADIFTDINIMPAAKPVIDSVKAKSNVADVKEMDTLSHIPNKMNSNSLKNEQRGKQQLDFFPDDTGKVISDKEKSTGKAVALSTVITKDMDITTELQSKIEDLVKLEIDKVMSSQVSKSAFKENAKYSSFAEEEMSVDDVEIMSSSDGSDIDNESNVQKAEKEPLLPKGDITQKITETADSGSDDDDLIEVPEDNDINESLAKDKSGDQGISMSKITSPERECDSLRDLQETKKSTNFVVVEDNSKDCNKDSSMDSVSPSDTKSEEQTKIKMNLKADTNLEVASVISGKSESDAGDKENTEEIERPFEYSKDELKHLEEELASEQQTLVAQAQKIERIASNLNDQMYGEAQELLQLFGIPYLVAPMEAEAQCAFLNAQKLTSGTITDDSDIFLFGGSNVYKHFFNQTKHVELFKTDNIKANIGLDRNKMISLALLTGSDYTVGVESVGAVLAMEVLAEFPGEGLECLNNLKKWWNIAHRNVSAAYQSKVKQRLSQIMIPESFPNKAIFDAYHHPEVDESLEKFSWAVPNVDALRMFTMDKFGWNRAKADEILIPVMKKLGVRTSQTRIDSFYTNIKLVKENKFASKRMQDAIARAKGEEPLSSTSAREDKKRNSSAQRGRPKTKRRKLEEAEEPVEEEEEFEDITAESSPPKGDKPAQKKQSRTLLIDPSESSSSPSKPKRGRPKKRAEENCDEASGPTMAPPTTSISEVKPKKKVTKEDMYKALLERETITQREADKKLMEEKKRIAAQLLKDKNKKKKR; via the coding sequence ATGGGAGTTAAAGGATTATGGAAACTCATTGAGAGTTCTGGCACACCAGTTCCCCTTGAAACCCTTGAACACAAAATCTTGGGTGTGGATGTATCCATTTGGCTTCACCAGGCAGTCAGAGGATTCAGAGGTCCTGGAGGTGCAGCAGTGGCAAATGCTCATCTGCTTACAGTCTTTCATAGAATCTGCAAATTGTTATTTTATCGAATAAGGCCTGTATTCATATTTGATGGTGGTGTTCCCCACTTGAAAAAGCAGACTCTTGCTGCACGTAGGCTTAAGAGAGATGTAGCTGCCAGTAAAGCCAAGCAGGTGCGGGATAGGCTCCTGTCAAATCTGCTTAAGAGCCAGGCTGTCAGAAAGGCTTTGGGCAAGACTGGACGCGGGCCCAGTGATGTACATGTTCCAAAGCctcagaagaaggagaaagatatgtTTGaacttcctcccttacccccaccagaggaaaatgaagaagggatgACTACCATCAAGTCGGAAGAGAATGAAGACGAGCATGAAGTTTTGAATAGCTATGATCTTCCCAATTTGCATCATTTTGACTATGAAAGCAAGGAATTCAAAGCCCTACCAATTGAAACACAGCAGGTGATTCTGAGCGAGTTACAGTGCACTCGGAAGGAGAACTCATGGGCTGCTATTAATGAGATGCCTCAAGATGGAAAGGGTTTTGCAGAgtttcagatagatagattaatgaagAGGCGAAAATTTCAGGTTACCCTTGATAACACGCAGGAAGAAATTCGAAAGAAGAGAGCTGTTGAAATGGAAGCAGAAATGTTTGGAGAATTGGAAAAGCATGTGAGCCAAACACATAGAATTATATCCGAAGATTCAGCCCATTCAATTCTTGTGAAAAAGGTTAAAGATGATGatttgaaagaggaagagaagatcaaaattaaaaaggaggagaagggaaaatctCTGATGAAAAGCAAGAATGGGAATTTTGAAAAGGACTTCTTGACTGAACTTGCAAAACAAGGCATTGTTAGAAAGGGCCAGCAGTCAGATTCAGAATCAGATGAAGAATCATGTTTTGTTGATGGAGATTCTGACTTTGGGTTTTGCTCTCAAGCCAAAACAAATATGGAAGACGATGGCTTGCTTCAGATTGTTGGCTCCCTAATGGAAAACAATGGCCTAACACAGGATGAAATATTGGCACTTGTCAAACAGGAGAGTATGGTACCAAGAACAAATAAGAATGAGGAACAGGTAGATGATGGAGACAAGCCCTCAACTTCAAGGAATGCATCAGGTTTTGTGTTCAATCCAGATGCTGATTCCTCTGATGATGACAGTGACCTTatagaaataggggaaaaaagtgaTACCTTGGATCTTTCTGACAAGAAAATTAATGGTATTGCCAAGGAAGATCAAGGAAGCAATGTAGATAAAATAttggagaataaaaatgatagcttGTGGATGAAGATTGTTCAGCAGAAGTTAGACGATAtagtgcacacacaaacagataaaaattCACCCAAAAAAGCTGTTGTTGACACCAGAAGATCTGAGGCAAATGAGGGTAAAAATCCAAGCAGACAAGACAATGGGGAACTAAAAGCTGTTGCCATTTCTTTAGATTTTGATGTCAAACCATTGAAAATGGAGGATGATATTTTTGCAGACATTTttactgatattaatatcatGCCAGCTGCTAAACCTGTGATTGATTCAGTGAAGGCAAAAAGCAATGTTGCTGATGTGAAAGAAATGGACACATTGAGTCATATTCCTAATAAAATGAACTCAAATTCCCTAAAGAATGAACAGCGAGGAAAGCAGCAATTAGATTTTTTTCCAGATGATACTGGAAAAGtaataagtgataaagaaaaaagcacAGGGAAAGCAGTAGCTCTATCTACTGTTATTACAAAGGATATGGACATTACCACAGAATTACAGAGCAAAATAGAAGACCTGGTTAAGCTGGAAATTGACAAAGTAATGAGTTCTCAGGTAAGTAAGAGTGCATTCAAGGAAAATGCAAAGTATAGCTCATTTGCAGAGGAAGAAATGTCTGTTGATGATGTGGAAATTATGAGTTCAAGTGATGGTAGTGACATAGACAACGAGAGTAATGTTCAGAAGGCTGAAAAAGAGCCCCTTTTGCCAAAAGGAGATATTACTCAGAAAATTACAGAAACTGCAGATAGTGGATCAGATGATGATGATCTGATAGAAGTAcctgaggataatgatattaatgaatcaTTAGCTAAAGACAAAAGTGGAGATCAAGGTATTTCTATGTCAAAGATCACATCACCAGAAAGAGAATGTGACAGTTTAAGAGActtacaagaaacaaagaaaagtacAAATTTTGTGGTAGTTGAGGACAATTCCAAGGATTGCAATAAGGATTCTAGTATGGATTCAGTGAGTCCATCAGATACTAAGAGTGAAGAACAAACCAAGATCAAAATGAATCTCAAGGCTGACACAAATCTGGAGGTAGCCAGTGTTATATCAGGGAAATCGGAGTCAGATGCCGGGGACAAGGAAAAtacagaagaaatagaaagacctTTTGAATATTCTAAGGATGAATTAAAACATTTAGAGGAAGAACTAGCATCAGAGCAGCAAACCCTTGTAGCTCAGGCACAAAAAATTGAAAGAATTGCTTCCAATTTGAATGACCAAATGTATGGAGAAGCGCAGGAACTCCTACAGCTGTTTGGCATTCCATATCTTGTGGCTCCAATGGAAGCAGAGGCCCAGTGTGCCTTTCTAAATGCACAGAAACTTACCAGTGGCACCATCACTGATGATTCAGATATATTCCTTTTTGGTGGCAGTAATGTATACAAACACTTTTTCAATCAGACCAAGCATGTAGAACTTTTCAAGACAGATAATATCAAAGCAAATATTGGACTAGACAGAAACAAAATGATTAGTCTTGCACTACTGACAGGAAGTGACTATACTGTAGGTGTAGAATCTGTAGGAGCAGTTTTAGCTATGGAAGTGCTGGCAGAGTTCCCAGGTGAAGGCCTTGAATGCCTAAACAACTTGAAAAAGTGGTGGAATATTGCACACAGGAACGTAAGTGCTGCTTATCAGTCCAAGGTTAAACAGCGTTTGTCACAGATTATGATTCCTGAGTCCTTTCCAAATAAAGCAATCTTTGATGCATATCACCATCCAGAAGTAGATGAATCATTAGAAAAATTTTCTTGGGCAGTTCCTAATGTAGATGCTTTAAGAATGTTCACAATGGATAAGTTTGGATGGAATAGGGCCAAAGCAGATGAAATCCTGATACCTGTCATGAAAAAACTTGGAGTTAGAACTTCTCAGACGAGAATTGATTCTTTCTATACCAACATAAAACttgtaaaagaaaacaaatttgcCAGTAAGAGGATGCAAGATGCTATCGCCAGAGCCAAAGGAGAAGAGCCTCTCAGTTCTACCTCAGCtagggaagataaaaagagaaatagttcTGCTCAAAGAGGAAGAcctaaaacaaagagaagaaagttagaggaggcagaagaaccagttgaagaggaagaagaatttgAAGACATAACAGCAGAGAGTTCACCACCTAAGGGAGATAAACCAGCCCAGAAAAAGCAGTCTCGGACTTTGTTGATTGACCCGTCAGAAAGCAGCTCTTCCCCGTCTAAACCCAAACGTGGTCGGCCAaagaagagagcagaagaaaatTGTGATGAAGCCTCAGGACCTACAATGGCACCACCTACAACTAGTATATCAGAAGTTAAGCCTAAGAAGAAAGTGACTAAAGAAGATATGTATAAGGCTCTCTTAGAGAGGGAAACAATCAcccagagagaagcagacaagaagttgatggaggaaaagaaacgtATAGCTGCCCAGTTactaaaagataagaataaaaagaagaaaaggtga
- the LOC138865079 gene encoding octapeptide-repeat protein T2-like, which produces MKEEQKKGLVKKLKNISRKKKKRIENPKQRLEELTLKLNILEEEIDRIQEKIIEDHDPDSENEDPKSKDQALETNRDRVFETNRDRVFETNRDRVFETNRGRVFETNRDRVFETNRDRVFETNRDRVFETNRDRVFETNNRDRVFETNRDRVFETNNRDRVFETNRDRVLETNRDRVFETNRDRVFETNRDRVSETNRDRVSETNETISVNEKLLRHYLDAETDEEDVEEEAAEKSEAAGTEGIGLHIRVLFFALKMSLH; this is translated from the exons atgaaggaggagcagaagaaaggcTTGGTTAAAAAGCTAAAGAATATTtctcgaaagaagaagaaaagaatagagaatccAAAACAGCGTTTAGAGGAACTAACGCTTAAGCTCAACATTttggaagaggaaatagataggATTCAAGAAAAGATTATCGAGGACCACGATCCAGATAGTGAGAATGAAGATCCGAAGAGCAAGGATCAGGCTCTCGAGACTAACAGGGATAGAGTGTTCGAGACTAACAGGGATAGAGTGTTCGAGACTAACAGGGATAGAGTGTTCGAGACTAACAGGGGTAGAGTGTTCGAGACTAACAGGGATAGAGTGTTCGAGACTAACAGGGATAGAGTGTTCGAGACTAACAGGGATAGAGTGTTCGAGACTAACAGGGATAGAGTGTTCGAGACTAACAACAGGGATAGAGTGTTCGAGACTAACAGGGATAGAGTGTTCGAGACTAACAACAGGGATAGAGTGTTCGAGACTAACAGGGATAGAGTGCTCGAGACTAACAGGGATAGAGTGTTCGAGACTAACAGGGATAGAGTGTTCGAGACTAACAGGGATAGAGTGTCCGAGACTAACAGGGATAGAGTGTCCGAGACTAACGAGACTATCTCCGTGAATGAGAAGCTTCTGAGACACTACCTCG ATGCGGAGACTGACGAAGAggatgttgaagaggaagcagcaGAGAAGAGCGAAGCTGCAGGGACAGAAGGAATAGGTTTACATATTCGAGTTCTCTTTTTTGCTCTCAAGATGAGCCTCCATTAA